A genomic stretch from Vanrija pseudolonga chromosome 6, complete sequence includes:
- the UAP1 gene encoding UDP-N-acetylglucosamine pyrophosphorylase — protein MTVANGTVKVNVSNLKAIYEDAGQGHVFNFWDKLTPLEQAQLAEQLASIDVNRVNRIYRNAVAAEAPVTPLVETPQEVPSDGLHPPNLLALDKSRSPSPAPVPEPVLPLPQSACATVIDNAEDVARWRATGLQAIANNEVAVLLLAGGQGTRLGSSHPKGMYDIQLPSHKSLFEYQAGRIARLEAVAAAATGKNAKDVKIRWYVMTSGPTRTETEAYFESKNWFGLGQDSVIFLEQGVLPALSNDGKLLLATPSSLSVAPDGNGGLYAALRKPLSPDSDLTVLSDLDNRGIKFVHVYGVDNCLVKVADPIFIGANIERQAACGAKVVRKHLPAESVGVLALKGGAFSVVEYSELSREKAEQLDETGRLAFWAGNIVNHFYTTEFLHSIEAMERKMAFHIARKKIAHVDVATGETIKPSTPNGMKLELFVFDVFPFTSSLSVIEVDRAEEFSPLKNAPGSKTDGPETSRRDLLAQQRRWLEAAGATVAEDAEVEVTPEITYGGEALEFVAGKHIARSGVMSSPAELAALL, from the exons ATGACCGTCGCAAACGGCACTGTCAAGGTCAACGTCTCGAACCTCAAGGCCATCTACGAGGACGCCGGCCAGGGCCACGTCTTCAACTTCTGGGACAAGCTCACTCCCCTCGAGcaggcccagctcgccgagcagctggccTCGATCGACGTCAACCGCGTCAACCGTATCTACCGCAACGCCGTCGCAGCCGAGGCTCCCGTTACGCCCCTCGTCGAGACGCCCCAGGAGGTCCCCTCGGACGGTCTCCACCCGCccaacctcctcgcgctcgacaagtcgcgttcgccctcgcccgcgcccgtgcccgagcccgtcctccccctcccccagagcgcgtgcgcgaccgTCATTGacaacgccgaggacgtggcACGCTGGCGCGCTACTGGCCTCCAGGCCATTGCCAAcaacgaggtcgccgtcCTGCTCCTTGCTGGTGGCCAGGGCACCCGCCTCGGCTCGTCCCACCCCAAGGGCATGTACGACATCCAGCTCCCCTCGCACAAGTCGCTGTTCGAGTACCAGGCCGGCCGTATTGCTCGCctcgaggctgtcgccgccgccgccaccggtAAGAacgccaaggacgtcaaGATCCGCTGGTATGTCATGACCTCGGGTCCTACTCGCACCGAGACCGAGGCCTACTTTGAGAGCAAGAACTGGTTCGGCCTTGGCCAGGACAGTGTCATCTTCTTGGAGCAGG GTGTTCTCCCTGCTCTCTCCAACGACGGCAAGCTGCTGCTTGCGACTCCCTCGAGCCTCTCGGTTGCCCCTGACGGAAACGGTGGCCTCTACGCCGCCCTCCGTAAGCCACTCAGCCCCGACTCGGACCTCACCGTCCTTTCCGACCTTGACAACCGCGGTATCAAGTTTGTCCACGTTTACGGTGTCGACAACTGCCTCGTCAAGGTTGCCGACCCCATCTTCATCGGTGCCAACATTGAGCGTCAGGCTGCCTGCGGCGCCAAGGTTGTCCGCAAGCACCTTcccgccgagtcggtcggTGTCCTTGCCCTCAAGGGCGGTGCCTTCAGCGTCGTCGAGTACTCTGAGCTCTcgcgcgagaaggccgagcagctcgacgagactGGTCGCCTCGCTTTCTGGGCCGGCAACATTGTCAACCACTTCTACACGACCGAGTTCCTCCACTCGATCGAGGCCATGGAGCGCAAGATGGCCTTCCACATTGCCCGCAAGAAGATTGCCCACGTCGACGTTGCGACTGGCGAGACCATCAAGCCTTCTACCCCCAACGGCATGAAGCTCGAGCTCTTCGTCTTTGACGTCTTCCCCTTCACCTCGTCCCTCTCGgtcatcgaggtcgaccgtGCCGAGGAGTTCTCGCCCCTCAAGAACGCCCCTGGTTCCAAGACTGACGGCCCTGAGACGTCGCGCCgtgacctcctcgcccagcagcgccgctggctcgaggctgctggtgccactgtcgccgaggacgccgaggtcgaggtcacTCCCGAGATCACCtacggcggcgaggccctcgagTTTGTCGCTGGCAAGCACATTGCCCGCTCGGGTGTCATGTCGTcgcctgccgagctcgctgctCTTCTCTAA